A single genomic interval of Desulfobaccales bacterium harbors:
- a CDS encoding GSU2403 family nucleotidyltransferase fold protein codes for MAAEYFFREFEATQQETLARAVQAYGSYLNALKSGRPLKGGMHWKKIKGKNYLYKYRDRYGNGESLGPRSPETERRFTEFGRERRELAERLASRREDLATTARFCRAALINRVPETVIRIIRRLEMSGLTGATVTVIGTHALHAYEFAAGVFIDVLKESPFWSGAAQKLTLGAARPVPPDDLLRLLRQADRSFQPFPGNGFRAVNKAGFLVKLAQPPIVRVQTRATPHNASGPAVPAESGDLIALLSAPKFSQVVIGKRGTPATLAVPDPRALALHKLWLSQQEDREPAKRSRDRTQAMALAEMILRYLPQYYFFSSQLNLFPPEVVRPAQGLVEGYESSEDLDLD; via the coding sequence ATGGCAGCCGAATATTTTTTCCGGGAATTCGAGGCAACGCAACAGGAAACCCTGGCCCGAGCCGTCCAGGCCTATGGGAGTTATCTGAACGCCCTCAAGAGCGGCCGACCCCTCAAGGGCGGCATGCATTGGAAAAAGATCAAGGGTAAGAACTACTTATATAAATACCGGGACCGCTACGGCAACGGTGAGAGCCTAGGGCCTCGGTCGCCGGAAACAGAACGCCGGTTCACGGAATTCGGACGCGAGCGCCGCGAGTTGGCGGAGCGACTGGCTTCCCGGCGTGAGGACCTGGCCACCACAGCCCGGTTCTGCCGGGCGGCTTTAATCAACCGGGTCCCCGAGACCGTCATACGTATCATACGCCGCCTGGAAATGAGCGGTCTGACGGGAGCCACGGTCACCGTTATCGGCACCCACGCCCTGCATGCTTATGAATTTGCCGCTGGGGTCTTTATTGACGTGCTTAAGGAATCGCCGTTTTGGTCCGGTGCCGCACAAAAACTCACGCTGGGGGCAGCACGGCCAGTTCCGCCGGACGACCTCCTGCGTCTGCTGCGCCAGGCGGATCGCTCCTTTCAGCCCTTTCCCGGCAACGGTTTCCGGGCTGTCAATAAAGCCGGTTTTCTGGTCAAGTTAGCGCAGCCGCCAATCGTAAGGGTCCAGACCAGGGCCACGCCCCATAATGCTTCAGGGCCCGCGGTACCGGCCGAATCCGGCGATCTTATTGCCCTCTTGAGTGCTCCCAAGTTTTCCCAGGTAGTCATCGGCAAGCGGGGCACGCCGGCCACCCTGGCGGTCCCCGATCCCCGGGCCCTGGCCCTGCATAAACTTTGGCTGAGCCAGCAAGAGGACCGGGAGCCAGCCAAACGCAGCCGGGACCGCACCCAGGCCATGGCCCTGGCGGAGATGATCCTGCGCTACCTGCCCCAGTATTATTTTTTCTCTTCCCAACTTAACCTCTTTCCCCCCGAGGTGGTCCGCCCGGCCCAGGGGCTGGTGGAGGGGTATGAATCGAGTGAGGACCTGGACCTGGATTAG
- the cyoA gene encoding ubiquinol oxidase subunit II, translated as MKRKKYSVFVGLLSLGAVTFLAGCSTIVLLDPKGPIGESERFVIIAAIVLMAIIVIPVFIMAFWFPRKYRASNTESTYMPKWGYSAKIDFFMWAVPIAIVTVLAILAWTYTHSLDPYKPIPSAEKPINIEAVSLDWKWLFIYPDEKIATVNQITFPVNVPLSFKITSDTVMTSFFIPQLGSQIYAMAGMQTRLHLLADKPGIYAGHNNQISGIGYADMHFKANAVSPEEFHAWVQKIRQSPEKLDLDRYEKLAKPSLGYHPVTYFSVVEPDLFVYILRKFDPAWGKHPGHMSRGSVSPHARHDVSEEK; from the coding sequence ATGAAGAGAAAGAAATATTCCGTTTTTGTCGGCTTGTTATCGCTAGGTGCCGTAACTTTCCTCGCAGGTTGCAGCACGATAGTTCTATTGGACCCCAAAGGACCGATCGGCGAGTCGGAGCGGTTCGTCATCATTGCGGCCATCGTGCTCATGGCGATCATCGTCATTCCCGTCTTCATCATGGCTTTCTGGTTTCCCCGAAAGTACAGAGCTTCCAATACCGAATCGACTTATATGCCGAAATGGGGTTATTCCGCCAAAATCGATTTTTTCATGTGGGCGGTTCCCATTGCCATTGTCACGGTCCTGGCGATTCTGGCCTGGACCTATACCCATTCTCTGGATCCCTATAAGCCCATCCCTTCGGCCGAAAAGCCCATCAACATCGAAGCCGTATCCCTGGATTGGAAATGGCTCTTCATCTACCCGGATGAGAAGATCGCGACCGTCAATCAAATCACTTTCCCCGTCAATGTGCCACTCAGCTTCAAAATCACCTCAGACACCGTAATGACTTCCTTCTTCATCCCGCAGTTGGGTAGCCAGATTTACGCCATGGCAGGCATGCAAACCCGATTGCACCTCCTGGCTGATAAACCAGGTATTTATGCCGGTCACAATAATCAAATCAGCGGTATCGGTTACGCTGACATGCATTTCAAGGCGAATGCGGTTTCCCCTGAAGAGTTTCACGCGTGGGTGCAAAAGATCAGGCAATCTCCGGAAAAGCTTGATCTGGACCGGTATGAGAAGCTCGCCAAGCCGAGCCTCGGGTACCACCCCGTGACCTATTTCTCTGTAGTCGAGCCCGATCTATTTGTGTATATCCTGCGCAAATTCGATCCGGCGTGGGGCAAACATCCCGGTCATATGAGCCGAGGCTCCGTTTCCCCACATGCAAGACACGACGTTTCGGAGGAGAAGTGA
- the cyoB gene encoding cytochrome o ubiquinol oxidase subunit I — MFGKLTLAAIPYDNMITFSAVIGASLLGLVIMALITYYRKWPYLYKEWLTSLDPKKIGIMYIILALVMLLRGFSDAILMRGQQAMAAGGSLGYLSADHFNQIFSAHGSIMIIFMAMPFLTGLMNIVVPPQIGARDVAFPFLNSLSLYLTAAGAMLIMVSLGCGEFSQAGWSGYTPLTEQQYSPGTGVDYWIWAFQIAGIGTTLSGINFLVTILKMRAPGMNLMRMPMFVWTSLCTMVLVVWAFPVLTANLFMITLDRYLGMHFFTNDFGGNMMMYANLFWTWGHPEVYVVILPAFGIFSEVVATFSGKRLFGYGSMVYAVAVITVLSFSVWVHHFFTMGASPNVNLFFGIATMLIAIPTGVKTFNWLFTMYRGRIRFNTPMYWALGGFVTFAVGGSAGVLLAMPPADYVLHNSLFLIAHFHNMLIPGSLFGFMAGYYYWFPKAFGFRLQEDWGKRAFWCWLIGFYLAFMPLYVLGFMGMPRRMAFYPNPAWHPYLLVAALGTAVIALGILFQGIQLFVSIKERQALNDPTGDPWDGRTLEWLTSSPPAVYNFPKAPVVDDIDAFMHMKEKGGADPRPDQYSDIEMPKNAPHGLIIGLLAFVFGFAMIWYIWWLAGLAALGMLFTVIARSFDDDLHYLITATEVERIETERFASWPWSRIDSTSDQQNIPEPVPER; from the coding sequence ATGTTTGGCAAGTTAACCCTTGCGGCGATTCCGTATGACAACATGATCACGTTCAGCGCCGTAATTGGTGCGTCTCTCCTGGGCCTGGTGATCATGGCCTTAATCACTTACTACAGAAAGTGGCCCTACCTTTACAAAGAATGGCTGACCAGCCTCGACCCCAAAAAGATCGGCATCATGTACATTATCCTGGCATTGGTCATGCTGCTGCGCGGCTTCTCCGATGCCATTCTGATGCGCGGTCAGCAGGCCATGGCCGCGGGCGGCTCCCTTGGTTATCTGTCCGCTGACCACTTCAATCAGATCTTCAGCGCTCACGGCTCGATCATGATCATCTTCATGGCCATGCCGTTTCTTACCGGGCTGATGAATATCGTGGTGCCGCCGCAAATCGGGGCCCGCGATGTCGCCTTTCCCTTTCTGAATTCGCTCAGTCTCTATCTAACCGCAGCCGGGGCGATGCTGATCATGGTATCTTTGGGTTGTGGTGAGTTTTCCCAAGCCGGATGGTCGGGATATACCCCGCTGACCGAACAACAGTACAGCCCGGGCACCGGGGTGGACTATTGGATCTGGGCCTTCCAGATCGCGGGTATCGGCACGACCTTGAGCGGTATCAATTTTCTCGTCACCATCCTGAAAATGCGCGCTCCCGGAATGAACCTTATGCGGATGCCGATGTTTGTTTGGACTAGTTTGTGCACCATGGTGCTCGTAGTTTGGGCCTTTCCGGTTCTGACGGCCAATCTATTTATGATAACCCTCGACCGCTACCTGGGCATGCATTTTTTCACCAACGACTTTGGTGGCAATATGATGATGTATGCCAACCTGTTCTGGACCTGGGGGCATCCCGAGGTTTATGTCGTGATTCTGCCGGCTTTCGGAATCTTTTCGGAGGTCGTTGCCACTTTCTCCGGGAAACGGCTATTCGGCTATGGGTCCATGGTTTATGCCGTTGCGGTCATCACGGTTCTGTCCTTTTCCGTCTGGGTGCATCATTTTTTCACCATGGGCGCCAGCCCGAACGTCAACCTCTTTTTCGGGATTGCGACCATGTTGATTGCCATCCCCACCGGGGTGAAAACCTTCAACTGGCTGTTCACCATGTATCGCGGCCGCATCCGGTTTAATACGCCGATGTACTGGGCCCTGGGGGGATTCGTGACCTTCGCTGTCGGCGGGTCCGCTGGCGTACTGCTGGCAATGCCGCCCGCTGATTACGTATTGCACAACAGCCTGTTTTTGATCGCCCATTTCCACAATATGCTGATCCCCGGGTCGCTGTTCGGCTTTATGGCAGGGTATTATTATTGGTTCCCCAAGGCCTTCGGCTTTCGGTTGCAGGAAGATTGGGGCAAACGCGCCTTCTGGTGCTGGCTGATCGGCTTTTATCTTGCCTTTATGCCCCTGTATGTGCTGGGCTTCATGGGCATGCCCCGCCGCATGGCGTTTTATCCCAACCCGGCCTGGCATCCCTATCTGCTCGTCGCCGCCTTGGGTACGGCCGTGATTGCGCTTGGCATCCTCTTTCAGGGAATCCAGTTGTTCGTCAGCATAAAGGAGCGCCAGGCGCTCAACGATCCCACCGGCGATCCCTGGGACGGCCGCACCTTGGAATGGCTGACCTCTTCTCCTCCCGCGGTCTATAACTTCCCGAAGGCACCTGTTGTAGATGACATCGATGCCTTTATGCACATGAAGGAAAAAGGCGGCGCGGATCCTCGGCCGGATCAATATAGCGACATCGAGATGCCAAAAAACGCGCCGCACGGCTTGATCATTGGCTTATTGGCTTTCGTGTTCGGATTTGCCATGATCTGGTACATCTGGTGGCTGGCCGGACTGGCCGCTCTGGGTATGCTTTTCACGGTCATTGCCCGCTCATTCGACGACGACCTCCATTATCTCATAACCGCCACCGAGGTCGAGCGGATCGAAACTGAACGCTTCGCCAGTTGGCCTTGGTCGAGGATAGACTCCACATCAGACCAACAGAATATTCCAGAACCCGTACCGGAGAGGTAA
- the cyoC gene encoding cytochrome o ubiquinol oxidase subunit III: MMTTDASTIGAAHNEEVEHDTVAMQTFGFWLYLMSDLIIFATLFATFIVLGRNYAGGPTGKELFDLPYLLGETLFLLVSSVTYGLVMLAVHDGKTKWVLIGLAVTFLLGLGFVSLEINEFHGMIAAGHGPDRSAFLSSFFTLAGTHGAHVTFGLIWMAVVIGQVAVKGLTSPVQSRLMRLSMFWHFLDLIWIGIFSIVYLMGVV; encoded by the coding sequence ATGATGACCACAGACGCTTCGACCATCGGCGCCGCTCATAACGAAGAAGTTGAACACGATACCGTCGCGATGCAGACCTTCGGTTTCTGGCTCTACCTTATGAGCGACCTCATCATATTTGCGACGCTCTTCGCTACTTTTATCGTGCTGGGCCGCAACTATGCGGGCGGACCGACAGGGAAGGAATTGTTTGACCTGCCTTACCTGTTGGGTGAAACCTTGTTCCTGCTGGTCAGCAGTGTAACCTATGGTCTGGTCATGCTGGCCGTGCACGACGGCAAGACGAAGTGGGTTCTGATCGGACTCGCCGTCACCTTTCTGCTGGGGCTCGGTTTTGTCTCCCTGGAAATCAATGAGTTCCACGGTATGATTGCCGCGGGGCACGGGCCGGACCGCAGCGCCTTCCTTTCGAGTTTTTTCACCCTGGCAGGGACTCACGGTGCCCATGTGACTTTCGGGCTGATCTGGATGGCGGTCGTGATAGGTCAGGTCGCCGTCAAAGGGTTGACCTCTCCCGTTCAATCACGGCTGATGCGTCTGAGTATGTTCTGGCATTTTCTGGATCTCATATGGATCGGCATATTTAGTATCGTCTACCTGATGGGAGTTGTGTAA
- the cyoD gene encoding cytochrome o ubiquinol oxidase subunit IV, whose protein sequence is MSQASIDSIGASRGSLKSYLTGFVLSLILTAIPFALVMSGTLSPTATLSGIFVAGIVQIMVHLHYFLHLDTTSAARWNVLALIFTLLIMVLFVGGTLWIMSSLNYRMM, encoded by the coding sequence ATGAGTCAAGCATCTATCGACAGCATCGGCGCAAGCAGGGGAAGTCTCAAATCGTACCTCACCGGCTTCGTTCTTTCCCTTATTCTGACCGCCATTCCGTTTGCCTTGGTGATGAGCGGTACTTTGTCCCCCACGGCGACCCTATCCGGCATATTCGTAGCTGGCATCGTGCAGATTATGGTGCACTTGCATTACTTCTTGCATCTGGACACAACATCTGCGGCGCGTTGGAACGTGCTAGCCCTGATCTTCACTTTATTGATCATGGTCCTCTTCGTCGGCGGAACCCTCTGGATCATGTCTAGCCTGAATTACCGAATGATGTGA
- the cyoE gene encoding heme o synthase: MPERIKNYVLVAKPGIVFGNLISAAAGFFLASKGRVDGALLPGTLIGISLVVASGCVFNNCVDRKIDRKMIRTRNRALAKGLINLPIAVSYATLLGIAGLALLWTATNLLAVSIVLAGLVIYVGVYSLYLKRNSVYGALIGSLAGATPPLAGYCAVTGRFDLGAVILLSIFSLWQMPHCYAIAVFRFEDYTHAAIPVLPVKRGTAAAKKHIVGYILAFMAATLMLPVGGYTGYSTFAVATVLGLTWLYMAWSGYKAKGERLWAKKLFIFSILTIFILSVMMSTDFTAPVPSEILLSYAP, from the coding sequence ATGCCTGAAAGGATCAAAAACTATGTGCTCGTTGCCAAACCGGGGATCGTTTTCGGCAACCTGATCTCCGCGGCAGCCGGCTTTTTTCTTGCCTCCAAAGGGCGGGTTGATGGCGCTCTTCTCCCGGGGACTCTCATCGGCATATCCTTGGTGGTCGCTTCCGGTTGCGTTTTCAACAACTGTGTCGATAGAAAAATAGACCGAAAAATGATCCGGACCCGCAACCGCGCCCTGGCCAAGGGGCTCATCAACCTGCCGATCGCCGTATCCTACGCCACGCTTTTGGGCATTGCGGGCCTGGCACTGCTCTGGACGGCAACCAACCTGCTGGCAGTTAGCATCGTGCTGGCGGGCCTGGTGATTTATGTGGGCGTATACAGCCTGTACCTGAAGCGCAATTCCGTCTACGGCGCGTTGATCGGCAGTCTGGCGGGAGCCACACCGCCCCTGGCGGGATATTGCGCAGTCACCGGCCGCTTCGACCTGGGAGCAGTGATATTGTTGTCAATCTTCAGCCTATGGCAGATGCCTCACTGCTACGCCATCGCGGTTTTTCGGTTTGAGGATTACACTCACGCGGCCATCCCGGTTCTGCCGGTTAAGCGGGGAACCGCCGCGGCAAAAAAGCATATTGTTGGTTATATCTTGGCCTTTATGGCCGCCACGCTGATGCTGCCCGTAGGCGGCTACACCGGTTACAGCACCTTTGCAGTGGCGACCGTGTTGGGCCTGACCTGGCTGTATATGGCCTGGTCGGGCTACAAGGCAAAAGGTGAACGGCTCTGGGCCAAGAAACTTTTTATCTTCTCCATTCTGACCATATTCATTCTGAGCGTCATGATGTCAACCGATTTCACCGCGCCTGTCCCGTCAGAAATTCTTCTGAGCTATGCTCCGTAG
- a CDS encoding response regulator: MPMPKLTGSILIVDDNRMNRLMLARSLEQQGHQVLFAEHGRQALEMLQAHSPDVVLLDIEMPEMNGYEVLEQISANPRWRDIPVIMISAVDEIDSVVKCIEMGAADYLNKPFNPVLLKARVGASLEKKRLLDEQRELFRKFATDEVAEELMSSGFSLGGRTVDATVLFCDIRSFTTLAESQNPNDTIELLNAYYGMIIDATASEGGIVSLMAGDGLMSIFGAPLPREDHRQCSVRAALGMIRRIKLFNQEQAGLQRPPIAIGIGIASGAVVAGFVGTQRRATYTCIGDTVNLASRLESHTKVLRQPILIEENTRLGLDSDIPVVPQGEVQLRGKTQTVKVFSVPTEPGVDMFQVWLDREQHRQDSRA, from the coding sequence ATGCCTATGCCTAAACTTACGGGCTCAATCCTTATTGTTGATGATAATCGCATGAACCGTTTGATGCTAGCCCGCAGCCTGGAACAGCAAGGGCACCAGGTCTTATTTGCGGAACATGGCCGACAGGCTCTGGAAATGCTTCAAGCCCATTCCCCTGATGTGGTCTTGCTCGATATTGAAATGCCCGAGATGAATGGCTATGAAGTGTTGGAGCAGATAAGCGCCAATCCCCGCTGGCGGGACATTCCGGTGATCATGATTTCCGCGGTAGATGAAATTGACAGCGTGGTCAAGTGCATCGAGATGGGGGCCGCGGATTATCTCAATAAGCCGTTTAATCCCGTTTTACTGAAAGCCCGGGTCGGCGCCAGCCTGGAGAAAAAACGCCTCCTCGATGAACAGCGGGAACTGTTTCGCAAATTCGCCACCGACGAAGTTGCGGAAGAATTAATGTCCTCGGGCTTTTCCTTGGGCGGCCGGACCGTGGACGCGACGGTGTTGTTCTGCGATATCCGTTCCTTTACGACCCTGGCCGAATCCCAAAACCCTAACGATACCATTGAGCTCTTGAACGCTTACTATGGCATGATCATCGATGCTACGGCCAGCGAGGGCGGCATTGTCAGCCTGATGGCGGGTGATGGGTTGATGTCGATCTTCGGGGCGCCGTTGCCCCGGGAAGATCATCGCCAATGCTCGGTCCGCGCGGCTCTGGGGATGATCCGGCGCATTAAACTGTTCAATCAAGAGCAAGCCGGGTTGCAGCGCCCCCCCATTGCCATCGGCATAGGCATAGCCTCAGGCGCCGTTGTGGCCGGCTTTGTCGGCACCCAAAGGCGCGCCACCTATACCTGCATCGGCGATACAGTAAACCTGGCCTCTCGCCTCGAATCGCACACCAAAGTTTTAAGGCAGCCTATTCTCATCGAAGAGAACACGCGTCTGGGTTTGGACTCCGATATTCCTGTGGTGCCCCAGGGCGAAGTCCAACTTCGGGGCAAAACCCAAACTGTCAAAGTCTTCTCGGTCCCGACGGAGCCAGGCGTCGATATGTTCCAGGTCTGGCTCGACCGGGAGCAGCATCGCCAAGACTCGCGGGCCTGA
- a CDS encoding response regulator: MRDHDKTKDELVEELNQLRQQLAHSQATGGGNPPADEAWRDSEAKYRLLIKNLPNVVFKGYKDWSADFVDDKIESLTGYPKADFSSRKMKWLDIVVEADLAGMRQKVVAALKGDKSYIREYRIKHKNGNQLWIQESSQIICNAHGEIDFIYGAFLDISERVRAEAAVRESERRLMDIIDFLPDATLVIDQGGSVIAWNRAIEAMTGVKAQDILGKGNFEYALPFYGERRPILIDYIFNEEAEFRAQYTRVSRRGEILCGETYVPQLKEGGAYLAATAGSLYDSAENLTGAIEIIRDITERKRMEGALHRQKEYLAALHETTLGLINHLNLQELLQALINRAGQLLGTPHGFIFLVEPEKKVLECKVGAGIFSGVLGSTLKMGQGLSGKIWQTGQPLLIEDYQGWGERADNLDLDYEAIRVVMGVPLKSGTQTTGVLGLACHRETGQTFSEEETELLERFAELASLALDNARLYAEAGEAQEAAEAANEAKSVFLAMMSHEIRTPINGVIGMTHLLLDTPLNEEQREFTETIRASGDALLNIINDILDFSKIEAGKMELEHQPFDVRHCLESALDMVTTLAAHKGLELAYQIAEEVPATIAGDVTRLRQILVNLLTNAVKFTEKGEIVLTARVESGELTEAGKPAMASPAHLVLHFAVTDTGIGIPPDRLGRLFQSFSQVDASTTRKYGGTGLGLVICKRLSEMMGGSMWVESTGLPGQGATFHFTIQAEPVVMPVVTRQELLRLQPHLAGKRILAVDDNDTNRRILVLQTRSWGMLARDTGKPREALEWIRRGDPFDVVILDMQMPEMDGVMLAREIRALNPTLPLVLFSSLGHRETGPDSSIFAAQITKPIKPSQLFDALMNLFAEQPITVRQSGAAATAHIDSHQAQRLPLRILLAEDNAVNQKVALRLLARMGYQADVAANGVEALAALQRQPYDVVLMDVQMPEMDGLEAARRIKQTWSAAQKPRIIAMTANAMQGDREKCLDAGMDDYITKPIRVEALVSALNQTQPKASPDLPPESGPAIDPEQFESFRQAMGDDFIGEVIEVFNEDAPNLLLDMQQALTANDAELFRRTAHSLKSNSAQIGATKLSELAKGLEMLSREGRMAEVSDTVALAEAEYNLVKQALQELIK; the protein is encoded by the coding sequence ATGAGGGACCACGATAAAACCAAAGACGAACTGGTAGAAGAATTAAACCAATTGCGCCAGCAACTGGCCCATTCGCAGGCAACCGGTGGCGGCAACCCCCCTGCTGATGAGGCTTGGCGCGACAGTGAGGCCAAGTATCGGCTCCTGATAAAAAATCTGCCCAATGTGGTCTTTAAAGGCTATAAGGATTGGTCGGCTGATTTCGTCGATGACAAGATTGAGTCTTTGACCGGTTACCCGAAAGCAGATTTTTCCTCCAGGAAAATGAAATGGCTGGATATTGTGGTCGAAGCAGACCTTGCAGGTATGCGGCAAAAAGTAGTGGCAGCCTTAAAAGGAGATAAGTCCTATATAAGAGAATATCGCATCAAACATAAAAACGGCAACCAGTTGTGGATTCAAGAGAGCAGTCAGATAATTTGTAATGCCCACGGCGAAATTGATTTTATTTATGGAGCTTTCCTGGATATCAGTGAGCGGGTCCGAGCCGAAGCAGCGGTGCGGGAATCCGAACGCCGGCTTATGGATATCATTGATTTTTTGCCGGACGCCACTCTGGTCATCGACCAGGGAGGTTCGGTCATCGCCTGGAACCGTGCCATAGAAGCAATGACCGGGGTTAAGGCCCAAGATATCCTGGGGAAGGGCAATTTTGAATATGCTCTACCCTTCTATGGGGAAAGAAGACCGATCCTTATAGATTATATTTTCAATGAGGAAGCAGAATTCAGGGCCCAATATACCCGGGTGAGCAGGCGGGGAGAAATTCTCTGCGGCGAGACCTATGTCCCCCAGCTCAAAGAAGGCGGCGCTTATCTCGCGGCTACAGCCGGAAGCCTGTATGATTCTGCCGAAAATCTTACGGGAGCCATCGAAATAATCCGGGATATCACGGAGCGTAAACGTATGGAAGGAGCGCTCCATCGCCAAAAAGAATATCTGGCCGCGTTGCATGAAACCACCCTGGGCCTGATTAATCACTTAAACCTGCAAGAATTATTACAAGCCCTGATCAATCGCGCCGGCCAATTATTAGGGACGCCGCATGGTTTTATTTTCCTGGTCGAACCGGAAAAAAAGGTGCTGGAATGCAAGGTTGGAGCGGGGATTTTCAGCGGAGTCCTGGGCTCCACCTTAAAGATGGGACAAGGTCTGTCCGGGAAGATTTGGCAAACCGGTCAGCCATTACTTATTGAAGATTACCAGGGTTGGGGAGAACGTGCCGACAATCTTGATTTGGATTACGAAGCCATCCGGGTGGTTATGGGAGTTCCCCTTAAGTCCGGGACCCAGACCACCGGGGTCCTCGGTCTGGCCTGCCACCGGGAAACCGGCCAGACATTTAGCGAGGAGGAGACGGAACTTCTTGAGCGTTTTGCGGAACTGGCTTCCTTGGCTTTGGACAATGCCCGCCTTTACGCCGAAGCCGGAGAGGCCCAAGAAGCCGCCGAAGCCGCCAACGAGGCCAAGAGTGTGTTCCTGGCCATGATGAGTCACGAAATTCGCACCCCGATAAACGGGGTTATCGGCATGACCCACCTCTTACTCGATACCCCCCTTAATGAAGAACAACGGGAATTCACCGAGACGATTCGTGCCAGCGGCGACGCTCTCCTGAATATCATCAACGATATCCTTGACTTTTCCAAGATCGAGGCCGGCAAAATGGAACTGGAGCACCAGCCTTTTGATGTGCGCCACTGCCTTGAAAGCGCCCTGGATATGGTGACCACCTTGGCGGCGCATAAAGGTCTGGAATTGGCCTATCAGATTGCTGAGGAAGTCCCGGCCACTATTGCCGGCGATGTCACCCGCCTGCGGCAGATCTTGGTCAACCTGCTCACCAATGCCGTGAAGTTCACTGAAAAAGGGGAAATTGTCCTGACGGCCCGGGTGGAATCCGGCGAATTGACTGAGGCAGGAAAACCCGCCATGGCTTCGCCTGCTCACTTGGTTTTGCATTTTGCCGTGACGGATACCGGCATCGGCATACCGCCAGATCGTCTCGGCCGCCTCTTCCAATCTTTCAGCCAGGTGGATGCCTCCACCACCCGCAAATACGGCGGCACGGGATTGGGCTTGGTCATCTGCAAGCGGCTCAGCGAAATGATGGGCGGCAGCATGTGGGTCGAAAGCACCGGCTTGCCGGGGCAGGGAGCGACATTTCATTTCACCATCCAGGCCGAGCCGGTAGTCATGCCCGTAGTCACCCGGCAGGAGTTGCTGAGGCTCCAGCCCCACCTAGCCGGCAAACGCATACTGGCCGTGGACGACAACGACACCAATCGCCGCATCCTCGTCCTCCAAACGCGCTCCTGGGGCATGCTGGCCCGGGACACAGGTAAACCCCGGGAGGCGCTGGAATGGATCAGGCGTGGCGACCCCTTTGATGTGGTGATTCTGGACATGCAAATGCCGGAAATGGACGGCGTCATGCTAGCCCGGGAGATTCGCGCCTTGAACCCCACCCTGCCCTTGGTGCTCTTTTCTTCCCTGGGTCACCGGGAAACTGGCCCGGACAGCTCAATCTTCGCAGCCCAAATCACCAAGCCCATCAAACCCTCCCAATTATTCGACGCCCTGATGAACCTTTTTGCGGAGCAACCGATAACCGTTCGCCAAAGCGGCGCCGCGGCTACGGCCCATATCGATTCCCACCAGGCCCAACGGCTGCCGCTGCGAATTCTCCTGGCCGAGGACAATGCCGTGAACCAGAAAGTCGCCTTGCGACTGTTGGCGCGGATGGGATATCAGGCCGACGTGGCCGCCAATGGCGTAGAAGCCCTGGCCGCCTTGCAGCGCCAACCTTATGACGTGGTATTGATGGACGTGCAGATGCCGGAGATGGACGGACTGGAAGCAGCACGCCGCATCAAGCAGACCTGGTCTGCCGCCCAAAAACCGCGGATTATTGCCATGACCGCCAACGCCATGCAGGGAGACCGGGAAAAGTGCCTAGATGCTGGCATGGATGACTATATTACCAAGCCGATTCGCGTCGAGGCCTTGGTTTCGGCCCTGAACCAAACCCAACCGAAGGCTTCCCCGGATTTGCCTCCGGAATCAGGACCGGCCATTGACCCTGAGCAGTTTGAGAGTTTTCGGCAGGCCATGGGCGACGACTTCATCGGCGAAGTCATCGAGGTCTTTAATGAGGACGCGCCCAATCTGTTGCTGGATATGCAGCAGGCCTTGACCGCCAATGATGCTGAACTCTTCCGTCGCACCGCGCACAGTCTTAAATCCAACAGCGCCCAAATCGGGGCAACGAAATTATCCGAACTGGCCAAAGGGTTGGAGATGCTCAGCAGAGAAGGCAGAATGGCTGAGGTCTCGGACACTGTGGCGCTGGCTGAGGCCGAATACAACTTAGTCAAGCAAGCGCTCCAGGAGCTGATCAAATGA